A genomic stretch from Erigeron canadensis isolate Cc75 chromosome 9, C_canadensis_v1, whole genome shotgun sequence includes:
- the LOC122581320 gene encoding nuclear pore complex protein NUP214 isoform X2, with translation MTESDCKNIIKVEEEIEGEQAQSKNYRFSKIGDGISIDSDADFKFDIESLPSCPLAVSERFGVIFVAHSSGFCVARIKDVMEELKKGGTTSCIQALSVVDVSLGKVSLLALSADSSMLAACVGLNLYFFTVGGLLNKDCEPSFSKSLNGSSTIKDMQWSPHLVDQYVVFTRDGSLHHGAGQDDLSNLMNMVDAVCWSMNGKFLAVAKNGHLSILSSKFEEKLRIKLLFDSLIDDDPDCAVKVDSVRWVRPDCIMLGYYCLTADGKEENYLLQLISVKDGKITKPSSSPVAVAFRDVFLAINDDDVPSGSGPYTFVSYLKEFEVAFVANKKNTSQHIVLFAWLPDKENGVEAIDFEIDTWYPTINLQDNSDENLILGLAVNKAYKDETVKLVCGDIDTEVSSCCILLCLTVDGKLFMFHFASATGPSVLPEDLDSVSDEEDSPSLTSKHPVMNIVNDKKQNGDQDLHALQTQKVHGIEPFEKVFSPLSKVGTQPDVPVLNPIDSRDEGKASFKAFEPVFPVNQVGAAVKPSSDAVSKSASDKSNKLLSGVSTELSGNKSSFGLHGLSGSLSSSGSTFSTNVFGAQSSSSLGSFSSGGIFSSNTFDVKPLQSPNAAVQENRPDSSVGTTHISSGLQKFSFPKMSSGSPTLSKLIPQEASTGVAVTKSLAVSNSQASVGKYSDIKFSNKRDPRSQTPSRPFNLERNLSEQRSVEEMAKELDALLYSIEEPGGFYDSSVAAHKPFVAELEEGIWLLSDRCQKWTDSMNRGIEEVQLLLDKTVQVLTRKIYMEAIVKQATDSQYLDIWNRQKLSSELDMKRRHILEINQNLTNQLIELERHLNTLDLQRFGDKGDVHTHRKSFSSKHGPSRHIQSLHSLHNTMNAQLTAAEKLSECLYKQMAVLSIETEPVKKQNIKKELFDTIGISYDDTTFSSPGQEKAPKSSLSISSSAAAANTRLNKSPQGAVKSFEPETARRRRDSLDKNWATNVPPKTTVKRMFLKEDHQPSPARLSVPFTVHQSKQKVGHRLFERPGVSHDIPQITSNMSQIRGSQDLQLKQHSEGQSSSLWGGNRSDSFGSGSQSMPTVTQDAARDYHDSTAEKPRNRFTFTLKPEPVVVNDSKSDKQSQDLREPSSNITTNIFQKKPIEYLESSGKKADGNQRPTMTESSSIWSKKSIESPFSAVSSATSSTAFSGKSFSLEASTRESQSSSASFTVPVTKTTSPFMFKDAVSSSESDMSLGKSSTGFGFNLGTTKNAPISGPSPSSSSFSSTTSLIKPTLNIDLNTSKTELSILKPDTSESNKSDVVSAPKFDLKANEKSTGQVSPPMPVVSVSSGPSSQPSTSSFSGNQVNLTSTSSPALLSSSKREEPSVSLSVSSPSISSPLDGVGGQINGSDLVVTQEDEMDEEAPETAQLTLGNFGGFGLGSSNASAPKQNPFGAPFGDLPTSTPNTPITSFSASPPTVGLFRPASFTVESQQPSQPPQQTSFGAFAGGFGSNNNQSSGGQGFGQPARIGSGQQALGSVLGSFGQSRQFGAGLPGSVASPSPFGSAFGGNQTSSGFATAASGGSGFANLASGGGGFGGLAAGGGGGFAAAATGGGGFASAATGGGGFASAATGSGGFAAAAATGTGGFGNIQAVGGFGAAPAAGGGFGAAPAAGGGFGAAPAAGGGFGAAPAAGGGFGAAPAAGGGFGAAPVVGGGFAGAASGGFGGFSSQGGSGFSTFGSSGGTVRPSSELFTQMRK, from the exons ATGACAGAATCCGActgtaaaaatataatcaaagtTGAAGAAGAAATCGAAGGAGAACAGGCTCAGTCCAAAAACTATCGTTTTTCCAAAATCGGCGATGGAATTTCTATCGATTCCGATGCCGATTTCAAATTCGACATCGAAAGCCTTCCGTCTTGCCCGTTGGCGGTTTCGGAACGATTCGGAGTCATCTTTGTTGCTCATTCATCTG GGTTTTGTGTTGCTAGGATTAAAGATGTTATGGAAGAGTTGAAAAAGGGTGGTACCACTTCTTGTATTCAGGCGCTGAGTGTCGTGGACGTTTCTCTTGGAAAGGTTTCCTTGTTGGCGTTATCTGCGGATTCTTCTATGCTTGCTGCATGTGTTGgcttaaatctttattttttcactGTTGGTGGTCTTCTTAATAAG GATTGTGAACCGTCTTTCTCCAAATCACTCAATGGCTCAAGTACCATCAAGGACATGCAGTGGAGTCCACACTTGGTGGACCAGTATGTTGTTTTTACAAGGGATGGCAGTTTACACCATGGAGCTGGCCAAGATGATCTTAGTAATCTTATGAACATGGTTGATGCTG TTTGCTGGAGCATGAATGGGAAATTTCTTGCTGTTGCAAAAAATGGCCATCTAAGCATTCTATCatcaaaatttgaagaaaagtTGCGGATAAAGTTGCTGTTCGATTCGTTGATTGATGATGATCCAGATTGTGCTGTAAAAG TGGATTCCGTCAGGTGGGTTCGCCCAGATTGCATTATGCTGGGATACTATTGTCTGACTGCCGATGGGAAGGAGGAGAATTACCTACTTCAGCTCATCAGTGTCAAAGACGGAAAAATCACTAAG ccCTCTTCTAGTCCAGTGGCGGTGGCCTTTAGAGATGTGTTCCTTGCTATAAATGATGACGATGTTCCATCAGGAAGTGGACCCTATACGTTCGTGAGTTACTTGAAAGAATT TGAGGTTGCGTTTGTTGCTAATAAGAAGAACACCAGTCAACACATTGTGTTATTTGCTTGGTTGCCAGATAAGGAGAATGGAGTTGAAGCGATAGATTTTGAAATTGATACGTGGTACCCGACTATTAATCTACAAG ATAACAGTGATGAGAATCTGATCCTGGGGCTTGCCGTTAATAAAGCTTACAAGGATGAGACAGTTAAGCTAGTTTGTGGGGACATAGATACTGAAGTTTCTTCTTGCTGTATTCTTCTCTGCCTCACTGTTGATGGGAAACTTTTTATGTTCCATTTTGCTAG TGCCACAGGTCCTTCAGTTTTGCCAGAGGATTTAGATTCGGTATCTGATGAAGAAGACTCACCTTCCCTGACGTCGAAGCATCCGGTGATGAATATTGTGAATGATAAGAAGCAAAATGGGGATCAGGATCTTCATGCATTACAAACTCAGAAAGTCCATGGCATTGAACCGTTTGAGAAAGTATTTTCACCACTATCTAAAGTTGGTACACAGCCAGATGTTCCTGTTCTAAATCCAATAGATAGTAGAGATGAAGGGAAGGCATCTTTTAAAGCATTCGAGCCTGTATTTCCTGTAAATCAAGTAGGAGCTGCAGTTAAACCCAGTTCTGATGCTGTATCAAAATCTGCGAGTGATAAATCAAACAAATTACTTTCTGGAGTTTCTACAGAGTTATCAGGTAATAAATCATCATTTGGTTTGCATGGTTTATCTGGAAGCCTCTCAAGCAGTGGATCAACCTTTTCTACAAATGTTTTCGGGGCACAATCGTCCTCTTCATTAGGATCATTTTCTAGTGGAGGCATATTTTCCTCTAATACTTTTGACGTGAAGcctttacaatcacctaatgctGCTGTTCAAGAAAATCGACCGGATAGCAGTGTGGGTACCACCCATATCTCTTCTGGTCTTCAGAAGTTTTCCTTTCCCAAAATGAGTTCTGGTTCACCAACCTTGAGCAAATTGATTCCCCAGGAAGCTTCAACAGGAGTCGCTGTTACGAAATCATTGGCTGTTTCTAACTCACAAGCGAGTGTGGGAAAATATTCTGATATCAAGTTTTCTAACAAGAGAGATCCTAGAAGTCAAACCCCATCAAGGCCTTTTAATTTAGAGAGAAATCTATCTGAACAACGCAGT GTCGAAGAGATGGCGAAAGAACTAGATGCTCTGTTATATTCTATCGAAGAACCAGGTGGTTTCTATGATTCATCTGTTGCTGCCCACAAACCATTTGTTGCAGAACTAGAAGAAGGCATCTGGCTACTTTCAGATAGATGCCAAAAGTGGACA GACTCAATGAACCGAGGGATTGAAGAGGTTCAACTTCTTCTTGACAAGACAGTTCAAG TGCTGACGAGGAAAATATATATGGAAGCAATTGTGAAGCAGGCTACAGATAGTCAATATTTGGATATCTGGAATCGTCAGAAGCTGAGCTCTGAACTGGATATGAAGCGTAGACATATATTGGAGATAAATCAG AATTTGACCAACCAGCTAATAGAACTTGAAAGGCATCTAAACACCCTTGATCTTCAAAGATTTGGTGATAAAGGTGATGTCCACACGCATCGCAAATCTTTCTCTAGTAAACATGGCCCATCAAG GCACATTCAGTCCCTGCATAGCCTACACAACACAATGAACGCACAATTAACAGCTGCTGAGAAACTTTCTGAATGTCTTTATAAGCAAATGGCCGTGCTTAGTATAGAGACAGAACCTGTGAAgaaacaaaatatcaaaaaggAGTTGTTTGACACAATTGGAATCTCTTATGATGATACCACTTTCAGCTCTCCGGGTCAAGAAAAAGCACCTAAAAGTAGCCTTTCAATATCTTCCAGTGCAGCTGCTGCTAACACACGTCTGAATAAAAGTCCACAAGGTGCTGTAAAGAGTTTTGAACCAGAAACTGCAAGAAGGCGCAGGGACTCACTTGATaag AACTGGGCTACCAATGTGCCTCCAAAAACAACTGTAAAaaggatgtttttgaaagaGGACCATCAGCCGAGTCCAGCCAGATTATCTGTACCGTTCACAGTACACCAAAGTAAGCAGAAAGTTGGTCATCGGTTGTTTGAGCGTCCAGGGGTTTCTCATGATATTCCACAAATTACTTCAAATATGTCTCAAATCAGAG GCAGCCAAGATCTACAGCTAAAACAACATTCTGAGGGACAGTCAAGTTCACTCTGGGGTGGTAACCGTTCAGATTCATTTGGCTCTGGTTCCCAGTCAATGCCAACTGTAACTCAAGATGCTGCAAGAGACTACCACGATTCAACTGCTGAAAAACCAAGAAACCGCTTTACATTCACCTTAAAGCCTGAGCCTGTGGTAGTTAATGACTCAAAATCTGATAAACAATCCCAAGATCTTCGGGAACCTTCATCAAACATTACAACAAATATATTCCAGAAGAAACCGATCGAATATTTAGAATCCAGTGGTAAAAAGGCTGATGGAAATCAAAGGCCTACCATGACTGAAAGCTCCTCAATTTGGTCCAAGAAGAGTATAGAATCTCCATTTTCCGCAGTGTCAAGTGCTACTTCATCTACTGCCTTTTCAGGAAAAAGCTTCTCTTTGGAAGCTTCTACAAGAGAAAGTCAGTCTTCTTCTGCATCATTCACTGTTCCTGTTACTAAAACAACTTCACCCTTCATGTTTAAAGACGCTGTCTCATCTTCGGAATCTGATATGTCACTGGGCAAGTCCTCCACCGGTTTTGGGTTTAACTTGGGTACTACTAAGAATGCTCCAATATCTGGACCTTCACCTTCTTCTTCCTCATTCTCATCTACCACCTCTCTAATTAAACCCACATTGAACATAGATTTAAACACTTCCAAAACTGAGCTGTCTATCTTGAAACCCGATACAAGTGAAAGTAATAAATCTGATGTAGTTTCAGCTCCCAAGTTTGATTTGAAGGCTAATGAGAAGTCTACTGGTCAAGTTTCACCTCCTATGCCCGTGGTCTCAGTATCATCTGGACCTTCGAGTCAGCCGTCAACAAGTTCTTTTTCTGGAAATCAAGTTAACTTAACCTCTACAAGTAGTCCTGCATTATTATCAAGTTCTAAACGAGAAGAACCATCGGTCTCACTTTCTGTATCCTCACCATCTATCTCAAGTCCATTGGATGGGGTTGGGGGACAGATTAATGGTTCTGATCTTGTGGTCACCCAGGAAGATGAGATGGATGAAGAAGCTCCCGAGACTGCTCAACTTACCTTGGGGAACTTTGGTGGGTTTGGGCTTGGGTCAAGCAATGCATCTGCACCCAAGCAGAATCCGTTTGGGGCACCATTTGGCGACTTACCAACAAGTACACCAAATACGCCAATAACTTCTTTTAGTGCTTCTCCACCAACTGTTGGTCTTTTTAGACCGGCATCCTTTACTGTTGAATCTCAGCAACCTTCTCAGCCACCTCAGCAGACAAGTTTTGGCGCTTTTGCTGGTGGTTTTGGGAGCAACAACAATCAGAGTAGTGGTGGACAAGGGTTTGGACAGCCAGCTCGGATTGGATCGGGCCAACAGGCTCTAGGGTCGGTCCTTGGCTCTTTTGGACAGTCAAGACAGTTTGGTGCTGGTCTACCTGGAAGTGTTGCTTCTCCAAGTCCATTTGGCAGTGCTTTTGGTGGCAATCAAACCTCTAGTGGTTTTGCCACGGCTGCTTCTGGTGGTAGTGGGTTTGCTAATCTGGCCTCAGGAGGTGGAGGCTTTGGTGGTTTAGCTGCAGGTGGTGGAGGTGGTTTTGCTGCTGCAGCCACAGGCGGAGGTGGTTTTGCTAGTGCAGCTACAGGTGGGGGTGGTTTCGCTAGTGCAGCCACAGGTAGTGGTGGTTTTGCTGCTGCAGCAGCTACAGGTACTGGTGGATTTGGTAATATTCAGGCAGTTGGTGGGTTCG GTGCTGCTCCGGCCGCTGGTGGTGGATTTGGTGCTGCTCCGGCCGCTGGTGGTGGATTTGGTGCTGCTCCGGCTGCTGGTGGTGGATTTGGTGCTGCTCCGGCCGCTGGTGGTGGATTTGGTGCTGCTCCGGCCGCTGGTGGTGGATTTGGTGCTGCTCCGGTTGTTGGTGGTGGATTTGCTGGAGCTGCTTCTG GGGGGTTTGGAGGTTTTAGCAGTCAAGGAGGAAGTGGGTTCTCGACATTTGGTAGCAGTGGAGGAACAGTAAGGCCTTCATCCGAGCTTTTCACACAGATGAGAAAATAG